Sequence from the Mixophyes fleayi isolate aMixFle1 chromosome 4, aMixFle1.hap1, whole genome shotgun sequence genome:
CAAGGGGAACTATTATAGACAGTGTAACAAGGCTTTactaacatatttatatatacgcCTACACATTAAACAGCTCTATCCAGAGCATaagtaatcattcacattagttcaTTTCCCACTGGAGCTTGAAGAAACTGGAGGTTAAAAGTACTCTATACTGCACAGATCGTCTGTCAACACTGCTCCAACTATGATACAATTATAAGTCCAGAATAAAGGCAGAATAGGGAAGGAAGGAACTTGTTTAATTACTagtttaccatttatttatttttttacataggaGAGGAGGGCCTGATGGATCTCCCCTGTACACGGCTAGATCTAGTGTTACGTGTAAGCTACTAGGAGACCCAGGTTGCACAGGCTCTAGTAGTCTTGGTGTCGGTTGATATGATCTAGAGACCTTCCATAAAGGGCCCCCACATCTATGGGAATTCCGGTGATGTCATAGTAACAGGTTTCCCCGAGCAATCTCCCGACGGCAGATAGAGTGCTGAGGTACGACCACATTCTAAATACACGTACATTGTGCCAGCAATCAGGAACGTAGGATCCAGAACAAGTCTATTAATGTTGTCAGGCAGGTGTTGCCAaccactattcatcatcatctatatagcaccactaatgccCGCTGTTTATCTATGGcaggcctagccaacctgtgtgactatccaggtgttgtgaaactacaagcgccagcatgctttgccaatagatagcTGGCAGgtcatactgggacttgtagtttcacaacacccagaGAGCTACAGCATATTTATGGCTGCTCATGTCACCTGTGGTACACACCGTCACACATAGCCTATGGACTGGTCAGAATCCCATTGGCATTTGCATCAATtcacattattaaagtaattcaatCAAACCTCATCTTCACTAATGGTTTTTAATCAACTTGATAGAAAGCTACATTCACACAGTACAAACTTGGAGCGGTGGCCGATTTAAACCAGTATGCATCCATATCAATCAGTCCAAATGATGTATGAGTTCCATCCTCTTTTGGAAGCCACAATGTGCAGGACCCATGTCAACACGTGACGTAAAAGCACATACCAAATGGGCAATCATATGTGTAAACGTGTTAGCAGTGGCAGATCTAGAATTCAGGGTACACGTTGCCTTACAGACAAACCTTTACAAAAATCCTTCAATAGGACTTGATTGATCTGTCACTCCAACAGACTGGAGTCCTAATGCAGGATGGGCTCTGGGAGCAGATGGCACATCTGGGAGGGTGAGGCAGGGTAGTCACTGTCGTTGTAAGCAGCTAAACACTTATCGGCTCCCGCACCACATTGTGGCGTTTGACCACGTAGATCTTCTGTCCAGAGATGGTGACGAGAAAGGTGTGCTCCCCAAACACAACTGGAGAGGAGAGACAAGGGCAGAATGTATGGACAGAACTAAATCACAAACCCTGAGCCACTAATAAATGATTAGTGGTTACTCACTGCTCATGCGTTTGAACGGTATCTGATCCCCCAGCCCATGAAAGCTGCAGGCAGTGATCACCATCTCTCGGATTATACCTGCTAAGCGTTCATCATTTTCCAGATCACCGGCGCTCTGCAAGGACAGACATAGGTCATCACACATTCCTTTATCCCTTAGGTAAGGGTGCAATACAAAGATAGGGATAAGGGAGAGAACACACAAGTGGAAGACACACGGGCTAGAGTCTGGAATGTAAAACAGATCACACTTACCGCCAGAACCCCATCCTCGCTCATCACCAAGTACCCCATCTGATCTGGGATCCGCTCAAGACCCTGGGTTAAGGTGGAGGTCTGAGAAAGGAATATAAGTATGAGACATCAATATACTTGGTTTATAGTACTtgtacacattttaaatatactacAATTATGGGCCTGACTGTTTGTCTCCCCAAcaccgctgcctgggtgtcaccctggactcttccctctcttttgcccccccccccacattcaatctcttgcccactccggtcgcttccaactacagaacattcggcccttcctctctcaggaggctgctaaaaccatcatccatgctctcatttcctatctcgattactgcaaccttctcctcaccggcctcccccactccatcTCGCCCCTCTACgctctgttcttaacgcagctgTGAGACTTCTTTCTACcacgccgctcttcctctgccttgcccttcactggctccctttcccctttaaactcctcaccctcacctacaaggccctgtcccattccactgccccttatacctctccatccacactcccgcccgttccctgcgttcggccaatgaccgtcgcctttcctctgcactgatcacctcatcccatgcaagacttctcccgtgctgccccccttcactggaacaacctccctccctcTATCTGCCTGTCCGCTAATCttggctccttcaaacaggctctcaaaacccatctgttccttaaggccttccaaccatccacataaccttaTCGTTCTCATTACCTCCCACTTTCCTGTCTCCTCTTGTACTTGaacccctctactgactccccttgtgcctgctgtctgtttcccctccccttagtatgtaagcttgtataagcagggccctcttcccttctgtctcaataccaatTCTTCTACTCCTACACCACTCTACTTGCTttgcttggagatattgaagtcttggctatacttgttctactctgtactgtcataccctagtatactgtctgtactgtattttgtacagcgctgcggacaccttgtggcaccatattattattaataactgcCCCtttaagttataaaaaaatgCTCAACCCCCACCCactcccagcatgccttggccactttttttttttttttttttaaagcaaatagtTTTCCCCTTGTGTAGGGGATTTGCCTTTTCTGGTTTGTCCTTGCTCATTAATACTACTCGTATTTGTATAGCCTCAACATATGAGAAAGGGCACAGAGACTGTTTCCTCACTAACAGCACTTCCTGTCTcagcagagcttacaatctaacgtcCTTaccacatcatcatttatatagcgccaacatattccgtagcgctttacaattggggacaaatatagtaaactaataaacaaactgggtaaaacagacaaagaggtgagagggccctgctcgcaagcttacaatctatgggacaatgggagtttgatacatgaggttaaatcaggcacagaaacacacacatatactggaGATAATTTCATTAGAGGCCAATACCCTACCACtacatttttggactgtgggaggcgAAGGGAAACCTGAAGAACAGACACGCGGAGATAGGAAAAACATACAAAGTCCATGTAGTCAAATTTAAACCCAGAGCACAgtgcagcaatgttaaccactgtgccttGTATGCAGTTTTTGCTGCCATTTCCAACAGTGGACACATGCTACTATGCATTTCAAAGTTTCTGAACTGGTGTAGACAGAACACTTAATCACATTTTATTGGATCAATAAAGACAAATGAGATGTATAAAGTTTTTGTTATCATACTGTCACCATCTAAATTCACAAAAAGTAAAGTTAGGTAGCACTGCATTCAGAATACTGAGCACTGCATCCAGTATAGAGAGCAGGGAAGTGGTACTGGGCAATATGACATGGGCAGACTATTGCACCCTTGGCAGTAACTATATGactataatgataataatatgggCACTCACCATGTCTGCAGCTCCTGCTCCCAGCCGCTTCCTCCTCTACTGCCGGACCCGCCCACCCCCTATCACTATTGGCTCTCCCCTCGGCCACTGCTACATTCCCGCTTCATGAGTGGGCAGATCTGCTGCCAATAAAAACGTCCGTCCCGCCCATCCGTTTGATTGAGTTATCTTTCACATGACTGCCTAGTGATTACTGATTCGCTTAGCAGCCTGTCAATCTCTTTATGGTTCACAAATGAAGTGCTCCGATTGGTTAAAACTCCTCGTCGGCAGCACGCTCTCTCCTGGTCATGTGATAGACGTGAGGTTGGTTTTGAGTAATCTCGCAGTaaataaaaaggagaagtggTTTGGTGACTCAGCTGATGAGAAGATCTTCAGTAGTAAGAGAGTTTCCCAAGAAAATTAGGCTTCTGGGGAATTAACTAATAATTACTCCTCAACGTGTCTCTAATTTCTGTTAAAGTTATATTGATGGCAGCCATTTTTCCGGAGACCATAATGCATtgaggcctatgtaaatagcTCACCCACTGTGGCTTTTACAGTGGAGACAAATGTGTTTGTTTACCAAATGGTGACTCATAATGGAGCATGACTTTTCTCAACTGTTATAAACTGAGCTCAATCAACATGAGTTaaagacattttaatttatttaacccTAGTCATATTACAGTAGGAAAATACGTGGGAAAAATCAGCAATATAGTATCTGAGAAAGCTTGCTGTATGcaggaagtagtactgtgcagttggtCATTTATCCTGCACTGGAGGATaaagattattttacatttttgttttgtttttgttggggAGCAGATGCACGCACAAAGGGCGATTTGAAAAGACTTGTTATTCAAGGAGGTTAGAGGCGATGTCCACCCTGAAAATGTATTGCAGTAGCTTCGGAACTCCGAAGTGTATCAGGATTATGTAATTTTTGCTGTATTGGTGAGAAAATCAATAGGTGTTAACTGCTGACCTACTGATTCTGGCACAATATTGCACTTGCAAAGTAATTTGCCACCAGAGCCGAAAATtgaaattctagcgcctggggcgagaaagacaaatgccacctctctagccctcatttttaaccaaatttacctaaaatattcctaaactgcgccccccttcagcggtcgcccctatcggacagccctagttacggccctgtttgAAGCACTCAGTCGTGGGGGTACAGCGATTATCGTTACAGGTAGGGAATAATTCACTACCAGTCATAATGTCTCTATCTCCCCTATCCCACATACTGTTAACTACTttacacttgcctactctcccagaagagTAGTCATCCTCCCGGAGGtgatggaggcggggcttaatgaggcaattttgcatcattaagccccgtctcATGCTATGAAATGCTGTGGTTTGGAATTTCCTAGCAGGGGCTGGGCTTCTGTGATGCAATGATGTCGCCACAAACGCTCCtgtcccctgtcacatgaccactCCTGGAGAGATTTAATATGTGGGCAAGTGTGAATCTGACCTTGCAACAGTGCTCTATGTGGTATGCATGCCACATGATGCCATGTGTGTCATCAAATTGCTTGTGACAGAGCATGTGACGTGTTGGCGCAATGTTAGCTGACTGCCTGAGGCGTGAAAACGTCTCCCGGCCTCAGTTTGGCAAGTGTAATACCTCTGGGTTAGAAGGTTCCACCGAGGAGAGGGGATGTAGTCTTGATTTGGCAACCTGAAGTCCACAGGCTCCTCATTAATTCATTGGGAACGTCTTTCAACACTATGCACAGCTATTTGTATAGAAAGGTTGGTGTTATCCATTGCATATGAAATGTAAGAGCTACAATCTGATAGGTTGTTATgagcaattgtaaagcgctacggaatctgctggcgctatataaataaatgatgatgatgatgatgatggaaaaaGTTACCTATAGGATGGTTATCAGGAATACCCCCAACTATGTGCCACTGGTTGTCTCTGATGAATAAATCCTCCTCAGCGCAGATCCGCAGGGTCCCTACAGGTGTGACAGCGAGGAGAGATGGTGTGTAAGAGAGGGGCTTGGCAGGACCATACTTCCCTTATTTTCCCCTTCTCACTTCTGGGAGAGGAGATAGGAAAAAAGAGGAGATGATAACTATCATCTTCCTGACTGCATTTTCCACAAAGCCCAATAATTCTCTTACAGGTTttctatcatcattattatttggCTTCATAGTACTGGGGTCGTACATATTGTGATAATGGTCTGGTACAATATTTGGCGATATCACAGCATTCTTTTTATTAATGACAGCAATTTTAACACAaaccctttcaatccttatcacaaagATAAGGATGGAAAgattgctgttcctgtgaagacccctctcctatcttttctatggggactatcgcaaagtgaccacctttgctatagtgaccggaggggagaccAGTAAGAAGCGGTGACGGATCCAAAGATCCCACTattgcaatgctctccccatacagCAGACGCTGAAtatttacacatacggtaatgtacgccagcctgagctggcgtgcATTACCGTAGGTGTACGTTACTTCTTAAATACCAGTACAGAGCAGTCCCCATCCTTATCTATGGGTACtgctatgtatttaaaaaaataaatgtaaagcagCAGCTATCTATTAATAAATTTGAAGGATACCTAGATTTACGTGTATTCCTCAAAAATGGCCGTAATAAATTGTCCCCACAGTCTTCTAAGCAGAAATTGCTGACAACTTTACAGAAGCATATAGGAAAACATCCGCACTAGAATTATCTTTTATAGAATTTTATTTGACTTCCTACTGGTAAAATATCCCAAACATATGAATTGTCAAGGAGTGCTCTCCtagaacaaatataaaaaataatttcagaGGCACACTATCTATTACCAATATTATAACACAAGAATTCACAACAGACTCATCTTGAATTTTCTATTATTGGTAAAATGATTTTTTATTATTCACTAATAAGTAAATTTTAACAATAATAGAACAGTTGATATGAGTCTGTTGTGAATTATTGTGGTATAATACTGGTAATAGATAGTGTGCCTCTGAAATTAGAGTTATTTCTTATCTTTTGTTCTAAGATTTACTGCAGCCCCTTCCCAAATTAAAATTGAATGCGGGGGCTGGATCTGTAGCTCTCCCTGACTAAATAAGTTTGAAAGATCTGTAATTGCTGCTAATCCACACTGAAACAATCTTCAATTTTACAGAAAAACCCTGGATTTTATAATGGTATCTTGTAAACATATATTGGCCAATTGTGCAAGTACGAGAAGCTCAGCGTTTAAAAAATTTAATCGTAAGtcatatttacaaaaatattacCATAAATTTGACAGAAACACCTTGGAGACATGGCTTAAACTCGTATGATCTGCCGTCATTATATGTGAAGATTCTGCCACAAAAACTCTTTCAGAGATCAAAACCCTTCAGTTACTTTTGTGAATGTCTTTTAAtctgatgaaaaatgtgttttgagGGCTTACATTTTTATTGAGGATGATCAATTCCCGATACATATAATTTTCGCTCATTAAGACACCAGATAAAATATGCAGTAATCAGTCTTGGAAAAGCAAAGCATctgaggcatacttgccaactgtcccggaatgtccgagagactcccgaaatttgggtcggtctcacggactcctgggagagctggcaagtctcccgcaattgcggggctaaaatgacgcaaatcgcatcattttggccccgcgacaaAATGGAATATTTGTCACAGGGCGGAACCAAAGTGATGCGTTTGGCCGCGCCCCGCCCTCTAGatacacccctctcccggatacaacttgcctaaagtaggcaagtatggtctaaggaatccataaaatacatttaaaagaccAGATatcattcataaatatatacagtatgtgaaacTTATATGGTCTTAATAGAAGTCAAATTATTTGAGCTAAGGTTTGGGTCATGGGGGAAGCATTTTTATTCTATGCACACGAGACAGAGCTGAAATTACTACAACTAAGCATAAATGAACAAACTCAACTTCTCCCATTCTTGACACAAAACTTGACAgtaaaaagttttttatttaaatcataatACAATACAGTTTCGGTAGGTAATTATTTACAGGACATCATGAGAGAAActggatataattttttttctttgaatagaCAGAATATTCTAAAACTTGTCTATGCCAATTAGTACTGCGCTAATCTCACCGAGTTCTAGTTTAATTTCCACTTTAAACCACTAGGTGGCCTTTCGTGCCTCACAACTATACTCTTTAAAAAGGGCTTATTTAATTAAACATCCCTATTTTAAAATGAATCTCCATGtactgaataaaataaatgaagtatATGAAATCTAATTTCATTAGACACCTTTAGCAATTCTCACAGCTTAAACATTTTGGCATGTGCTGTCATCCACTATCGTCACATGCTGAAAATCATAGAAAATAGTTTCCCTTACTTTCATGCGAGGACAGATGCGATGGGAAATATCTACTCTTCTGGAATGCTTTGGAATCATTTAAATTGCCcctttatattatataaagtattGTAGATTTAGTGAGTATTTCaggtacaaagtaaaaaaaaaatccttattcaGCTCTCTTGCTAAATCCCATCCTTTTCTCGTCAGTATTTTATAAATCTACTCCCAGATTTGTGCCTAAGGTTTCATCTGACACTCAGTTATGTCGTCCTGGTAACATAAATACTTGTTTTCTATTTAGATTCCATTATTAGAATTGCTTCTGCATTATGAGTTAAATCGGGTGCCTCTCCTTACAACACCCCCTCTTCCTGTCATTTTTTTACTCTGAAAATAGGAGTAATAATGCCTTAGGGTTGTACCTGGATGTGGCACACGTAGCGCCCAGGAGTCGAGGCAAAGTTGCCAACTGTAGGGATGTTCTTCCTAAATCAGGGCAGTTGGGAGGCATGGctatagatcagtgttggctaacctgggacactccaggtgttgtgaaactacaagtcccagcatgctctgccactATATAGCAGcatattgctgaaagggtatgctgggacttgtagtttcacaacacctggagtgtcactggttagccaacactgctatagattgtaaagagtgcaagcagggtcctcttaccactctgtctgtttgtattacccagtgttgtgTTATTACAGCATTTGTTCCCAATTATTCAGTGCTGCAGAGTacgtaaataaatgttaataattatattttacaattgtaATGCAACCTTGCACAGTTGTATTTTCATAAATGGCTGGCAGCAAACTGAGGATTTGGCAACCACACTTCCAGGGTTGACGATTGTCACGAATTCTTGCGCAAATGCCTATCCTAACCAGCAAGGTCTAGCCTCACCGTGCCACTAGCGGTCTGAGAGGGGCCGGAGATAATGGTCTATCTTCTACGTTGATCCCCACTATGGTTTTCTGAGTACGGGGCCAGCACAAGGGCTGTGCAGACCCATTTTTGCTTTCAATTGATCTAAAACCAAACAGGGCTACACTGCGTCTGTACCAGCACttatcccaccccccccccccaaataaaatgaataaatggtgatttaATGTTAGGCCCCTGCCTGAATCCAGGCTTCTAGGTTAATCTTTCCAGATGGGGGATCTGTCATTGGTTATTAAATCAATGCAGATAAAATAGGGGTCACCAAAGAAAAGGAAAGATGATTCCACTATCAGCTTAGGAAggagttctttacagtaagagcactTAAACTGTGGATTTTTTTCCTTAATAACGAGGTGATTGGTTCACGGAGTTaatcttgattttttttctatgttaTTTATTGCGTCAGTAAGATTTTTCCCCCCTGGGAGGTTAAACTTACAACTGCGTCACATGGAGTTGTTTGCCATCCTCTGGATAATCAAGAAGTTTTTCCGAAATGAatgattttttgcttttttctccaTCCATGTAAATATGAATGCTGTTTTATACCATTGTGAATGTATTTCAAATGTAGAACAGTGCAGATTCTGCTCAGCAAGAAATAGGGCTTCAATTCTCAGAATGTCTACAGGAGTCCAGGATAAGCCAGGCTCAGGCTTTTAGTTAGGACCAAAGCGGGAACGCCAGAACATTGACCTTTTCAGaatacagagacagagcagcagaCACAAGTAGGTAAATACCAGGACTGCTAGGCACAGGTGACACAGGGTTATGATCCAGAAGGCATAAAGGTAGAGGACCCGGTTACATCTCTTTGGGCCTGAAGGAGAATCCCAGGGTTCATGGTTCAGAGAGTATATCCAGACATTACCTGCAGAGGAGAGAAATAGGACTCTGCTCAGCTCATTTTACTGCACTCCCCTCTCTGCCTGTAATTCTCTGTCCTGTATATAACTCTGCTCTCTTTCCCTGGAACTGCCTTCACTCTCAGCCCTGTGGCTGCCTACTCTCTATGCCTTGTGACTATCCGTCCCGTGACTGCCTACTCTCTATGCCTTGTGACCATCCGTCCCGTGGCTGCCTACTCTCTATGCCAAGGGACCATCCGTCCCGTGGCTGCCTACTCTCTATGCCAAGGGACCATCCGTCCCGTGGCTGCCTACTCTCTATGCCAAGGGACCATCCGTCCCGTGGCTGCCTACTCTCTATGCCAAGGGACCATCCGTCCCGTGGCTGCCTACTCTCTATGCCAAGGGACCATCCGTCCCGTGGCTGCCTACTCTCTATGCCAAGGGACCATCCGTCCCGTGGCTGCCTACTCTCTATGCCAAGGGACCATCCGTCCCGTGGCTGCCTACTCTCTATGCCAAGGGACCATCCGTCCCGTGGCTGCCTACTCTATGCCTTGGGACCATCCGTCCCGTGGCTGCCTACTCTCTGTGCCTTGTGACTATCCATCCCGTGGCTGCCTACTCTCTGTGCCTTGTGACTATCCGTCCCGTGGCTGCCTACGCTCTGTGCCCTGTGACCATCCGTCCCGTGGCTGCCTACTCTCTATGCCCTGTGACCATCTGTCCCGTGGCTGCCTACTCTCTATGCCTTGTGACCATCTGTCCCGTGGCTGCCTACGCTCTGTGCCTTGTGACCATCTGTTCCGTGGCTGCCTACTCTCTATGTCTTGGGACCATCTGTCCTGTGGCTGCCTACGCTCTGTGCCTTGTGACCATCTGTCCCGTGGCTGCCTACTCTCTATGTCTTGGGACCATCTGTCCTGTGGCTGCCTACTCTCTATGCCTTGGGACCATCTGTCCTGTGGCTGCCTACTCTCTGTGCCTTGTGACCATCCGTCCTGTGGCTGCCTACTCTCTGTGCCTTGTGACCATCCGTCCTGTGGCTGCCTACGCTCTGTGCCTTTTGACCATCCATCCTGTGGCTGCCTACGCTCTGTGCCTTGTGACCATCCGTCCTGTA
This genomic interval carries:
- the LAMTOR4 gene encoding ragulator complex protein LAMTOR4; this encodes MTSTLTQGLERIPDQMGYLVMSEDGVLASAGDLENDERLAGIIREMVITACSFHGLGDQIPFKRMSIVFGEHTFLVTISGQKIYVVKRHNVVREPISV